In the Pseudochaenichthys georgianus chromosome 1, fPseGeo1.2, whole genome shotgun sequence genome, one interval contains:
- the LOC117450089 gene encoding E3 ubiquitin-protein ligase TRIM47-like → MSSVSCLLTEEQFQCSICLDVFRDPVSTPCGHNFCKTCITEHWKMNYRCPMCNEGFQIRPLLRVNTLFSEMVGEFRKSAQQKANRKRSQQQSFTPVNVSCDFCTGTKLKALKSCLVCLASYCETHLEPHLNVSGLKRHQLIDPVENLEDRMCPKHDKPLELFCKTDQTFVCLHCSALDHKMHEFVPLKDEYEDKKVELVKTEAKIQDMIQKRRVKIEAIKHSVKRSTENAHMELSEGAQVFTSLIKFLERGLNELYKTIGEKMRATHKQAEGLIKELEQETSDLKKRNTDVGRSHAQKTTSMFSEASRC, encoded by the coding sequence ATGTCGTCTGTCAGCTGTCTGCTAACCGAAGAGCAGTTTCAGTGCTCCATCTGTCTGGATGTGTTCAGGGATCCAGTCAGCACACCATGTGGACACAACTTCTGCAAAACCTGCATCACTGAACACTGGAAAATGAATTACAGATGTCCCATGTGTAATGAGGGTTTTCAAATAAGACCTTTGTTGAGGGTCAACACTTTGTTCTCTGAGATGGTTGGTGAGTTCAGAAAGTCGGCTCAACAGAAAGCCAACCGCAAACGGTCACAGCAACAATCGTTCACACCAGTAAACGTTTCCTGTGACTTTTGCACTGGAACCAAACTGAAGGCCCTGAAGTCCTGCCTGGTGTGTCTGGCCTCCTACTGTGAGACTCACCTGGAGCCTCATCTCAATGTGTCCGGTCTGAAAAGACATCAGCTGATCGACCCTGTGGAGAACCTGGAAGACAGGATGTGTCCGAAGCACGACAAACCTCTGGAGCTGTTCTGTAAGACCGACCAGACATTTGTCTGTCTGCACTGCTCTGCTTTAGACCACAAGATGCATGAGTTTGTTCCTCTGAAAGATGAATATGAAGACAAGAAGGTTGAGCTGGTGAAGACAGAGGCTAAAATTCAGGACATGATCCAGAAGAGACGAGTAAAGATTGAGGCGATCAAACACTCAGTAAAGCGAAGTACAGAAAATGCGCACATGGAGCTATCAGAAGGTGCTCAGGTCTTCACTTCTCTGATCAAGTTTCTTGAGAGAGGTCTGAATGAGCTCTACAAAACAATAGGAGAGAAGATGAGAGCAACACATAAACAGGCCGAAGGCCTCATCAAAGAGCTGGAACAGGAAACATCAGATCTGAAGAAGAGAAACACTGACGTGGGCAGGTCACACGCTCAGAAGACCACCTCCATGTTCTCCGAAGCTTCCCGTTGCTGA